In the Nitrospira sp. genome, GCTCTTTGGATGAAGTACCTTCCCGGTGGCGATAGACCTGCAAAGGACCGTGCTGAGCAACGTGGTGATACCATCATGAAACGCCCCGATCCAACTTTTACGCAGGGCCAAGCCATGATGTATTACGAGTTCTCCGGCTCTCCCAAAGCGAAAGACATGGCCACGCAAATCAAAAAGAAAAGTGAGGAGTCTCAGCGGGCCATGGAGAAGGCCGGCGAGAGCATGAAGGGCATGTTCAGCCAGAAGGGCGAGGCCGAACAGAAGCATTTCGACAAAAAGAAAGCCGACCTCGAAAAAGAACTGGGATTCTAGCCCTCTATTCTTAATGCTCCGTTTGATTCGTGCAGGACCGCGTCCAGAGCGGATTCTCTCTCGCTTGACTCCCGCCCATTTAGGAGCGAAGCTGAAAGACATCATGGAGGGGTGTATGAAACCGGGGTAACCGTCATTGCTATTCCTCCATTCAGGAGCCGCGTCCGGACGCCCTCGACGGCCTTATGCTGCGAGGGCGTCGTTGTCTCTTTACCTTACACATAGGAGGTTATGCCATGAAAACCTCGACCAGGCTTTTACTTGTGATGGCCGTTGTGCCATTGACGATATCGCTCGCGTTCGCCAATCCGGCCATGTTACCCAAACATTCCGGCTATCCGATGGACAAGGCTGTTGATCCCGTGACAGGCCAATCACTGGCAAACGATCCGGGCCGGGCCAATGCGGGAAACAAAGAGGCCCTTTCCAATGCGGCGATCTTCGACGATGCCCGTTCGAGACAGAATTTACCATTCAACCAAAACGACGAGCGTCTCTTGGAGAAACCCGGAGCCGGTCTGCTTCCCAAAGTACAAGGTCCGAATATTACAATTGAACCACCGGTCAAAGAAGGGACAAAGATAAGTGCCGCACCGGAATGAGGAAGGTTACTCAGCGCTGACGGCAAGATATTCTCTGGCCCACGAAAAGCCAGGGTCATTGTCCGACGGCATGTGTGCACCGTCCATGCCCGGCACCAAGGGCCTGTCGCGATTCCCAATCGTTTGAATCAGCAGTTTGCCGTCTGGGCCAAGAATCGTGTCTGGGCGGACGCCTGGTGGACGGCCTAGCAGCGGCAGCACACGAATAAGAGGAAGAACAGCGCCGTCGGACCTGTTGTTAACTGTCAGGCAACGTTTCTTCGGAGCGGCTGGACGGAATCTGCCTGACCATGAGTCTTTGAGCCATAGGGGGCGGATGGGACTTCTGATTTCGCAGGAGCAGAGTCGGGATGCGCCGGAGTAATGTCTGTCTTGGAAAAGACGATGGCGGTCTGTGTCTCTTCGGGTTGTTTGATCTCTGCTTTGATGGTGCTCGTATGTCGTGTGATCAGTTGCTCGACAGCCGTGGCAAGCAAGAGGAAGCTCTTGGCGGCAAGGGATGTGGGCGTCGCCTCGATCACGGGCAGGAACTTTCGGACGGCTTGAGGTACGGCCGGATCGTCTGGAATTTCTCCTAGTAACATCAGGTCTCCACCGACGTATTGATGGAGGATCCTCCGAAGGTAGAGGACGTTGACCTGGGAGCTGTTGGTGGCACGATTGATGATCAGTCCTGGCTGAAATGATTGCAATACGGCGGCGGCTGTATCACGCCCTTCCAGGTCGGTGGCACCAGCAACATCCATGACTTCTTCCACGCTGCTGAAGTCTCGGTTAGAGAGCACTTCCGACATCGGGCTGCGCGCGAGAACGCAGGCTAAGACACGGCGGATCGCCGCCAACTTAATGAATCGGTAGAGGTCTAATACCGATGTTGGTTCGGGAGATGCGACAGCCAAATGGATGTCGCCCATCAAAAAAAAGTCGAGTGCGTGGTAGCTGGTGCCGGCTCCGATGTCGATCACCACGACATCTGCAGTGAGTTCCCGGAACTGTTTCATCAGCCGCTTCTTGCGGGCATAGGCCATATTGGCTGTTGCCAAGGTCTCACCTGTTCCTGGAATCAGGCGAAGGTTGGGATGCAGCGTGATGGGAATGGCAACGTCCTCCAGGCGAGGTACTCGTTTGTTCAAAAAATCCGTCAAGGTGAGCGGTGGAGTCAATTCTCCGAACATGATGTGAGCATCGGCCCCGCCCACGTCCAGGTCAGCCAGAATGACCTGTCGCCCGTTTTTCGCAAGCGCCAACGCAAGGTTGGCTGACACCACACTCTTTCCGACGCCGCCTTTGCCGGATGCCACTGAAATTAGAGTCGCCATGCTGTCAACCGTTTCGTGCCTGAGAAAGTGATCGAGATTGTCGATCGGGGTACGTATGATGACGTCATTGTAGCGGCTACTGATCAAAAGAAAAGGAAAATGAGGGAATTTGTTGCCTTTCAGTCGATGGAGGAATCAGAATAATCTCGCTCATCCCGGTCCTCTGTGGTCCTCGGATGGCGGATACTGTGGTATTCTACTCAACGGGGCCAGTTGAGTCGTAGACCGACGGTTCCATATGTGATCATGCGAAAAGCCAAGATCATCTGTACCATTGGGCCAGCGAGTGCATCACCAGCGATCGTCGATCGCCTGATCACCTGTGGGATGAACGTGGCGCGGTTGAATTTCTCGCATGGGACCTATGAGTGGCATGCCGCAGCGATCACCACGATCCGTCAGGCCGCTGCTAAGCAGAGAGTGGCTGTGGCCATCATTCAGGATCTGCAAGGACCAAGAATTCGGGTGGGTCTTGTGCCACCAGCAGGGATTCACGTCACAGTCGGTCAATCGGTTCGTCTCCGTGCATCGCGATCTGAATTGGAAGCCCAATCCACTGTCCCCTCCTCTTCGACAGAAATTCCTATCTCGTACCCGCATCTGGCGCGTGACCTGCGTGTTGGTGCACGGATTCTGATCAATGACGGGTTGATTGAGCTGGTTGCCGAACACATCAAGGATGACATCGTCGACTGTTCCGTCCTCATCGGAGGTACCATTACCTCACACAAAGGGATTAATCTCCCTGACACGGTGGTCAGTGCACCCACGCTGACCGAAAAAGATCGGCAGGACATTCAGTTTGGTGCCGAACAGGGTGTCGATTATCTCGCGCTCTCGTTTGTCCGGGGACCGCAGGATATCGAGACGGCGCGAACCGTACTGAAGGCATGCGGAACCGGCATTCCGCTCATCGCGAAGATCGAACGGGCCGAGGCCGTCGCGGTCCTGAATGATATCTTGGATTGTGCGAACGGTGTGATGATTGCACGCGGTGATCTGGGCGTGGAGATGGGGCCGGAAGCGGTGCCGATTTTACAGAAACGCATTATCGTCGAGGCCAATCGTCGGCGTCGGTTGGTGATCACTGCCACGCAGATGTTAGAGTCGATGACGCAGGCCACCAGGCCGACGAGAGCAGAAGCCTCGGATGTCGCCAATGCCGTCTTTGACGGCAGTGATGCCGTGATGCTTTCAGCGGAAACAGCGGTTGGAGCTTATCCGGTTGAGGCAGTTCAGGTCATGGATCGTCTGATTCGCGCCGCGGAAGGCACGAGCGAACCTGGTGTGACCATTAAGACAGATCCTGGCAGGGACAATCTGTCATTGGCGGAGGCGATCTCGGTCGCTGCCGCTTTCGCAGCCCGATCAGTCCACGCGAAGGCCATCGTGGCCTTCACAGAAAGCGGCACCACCGCACGGTTGATCTCCAAACACCGACCAACCTCCCCTCTCCTGGCCTTCACGCCGTCCGAAACGATTCGACGGCAGATGGCGCTGTATTGGGGCGTGTGCCCCTTCCCCATGGCTCGAGGAGGACCACCAGAAGCCTGGATCGCAGAGGCGGGACAACGACTTATGGCCGAGCATCTCTGCTCACCTGGAGATATCGTTGCCGTGGTGTCTGGAACCATGGCGGGCCAAGTCGGCGGCACGAACATGCTGAAGCTGCATGAAATCGGCTCTCTCACGTCTGACCGTGACAAGCCTTCCACCACATCGCAGTCGTCATAACCAACCTACATCATTTTCCGCAGTACCAGACTTGATTCGACCATCCGAAGAAGCTAGGGTGAGTCCAGTTTTCGGTGGATGATGCAGGATAAGAAGCACGCGCACCAACTATCAAGCGCCTGCTTCTCTCTGATGGCGCCCATAGATCCTGCATCCGGTCGACATGGTCTATGATGCTGTTCTCCACCCAGTCCATTATGACCATTTTAATTCATTGGGAATAACAGCCCATGCTCATGTGTCGCTTGAGATTTTGTTTGGCGATCATCGTCCTGATGCAATGTGATGGTCCTGTCTATGCCGAATGGGTGGCCCTTAAGGAGCAATATCAGTTCCACCCGCTGCAGACGGTGTACATTGATCTTGATACCCTTCACCGAGATGGTGAGATGGTCACAATCTCATCCCTGATCGAGTGGAAGGCGATGCAGGGTGGACGAACCCCGACCCGTTTTTACTCCACGAAATTTACCAAGCAATTCGATTGTGCGGGAAATCAAGTACGGACACTCACGGCTACGGACTATTACGGCCACATGGGGACCGGTGAGGTCATCGGCGGTGGTGGCCATACCGGAGAAAGCCAATGGGTGGCAATTGAGCCGGGAACGATCAATCAAGGCTTATGGGAGGCCGCTTGCGGGAAGCGCAGATAAACAGTTTTACCAAATCAAAGCCGCGGTAAGATGATAAACCCTTCGCGGCGCCCGGCCTCGCGCAATCGTTGGTCAAGACACAC is a window encoding:
- a CDS encoding P-loop NTPase yields the protein MATLISVASGKGGVGKSVVSANLALALAKNGRQVILADLDVGGADAHIMFGELTPPLTLTDFLNKRVPRLEDVAIPITLHPNLRLIPGTGETLATANMAYARKKRLMKQFRELTADVVVIDIGAGTSYHALDFFLMGDIHLAVASPEPTSVLDLYRFIKLAAIRRVLACVLARSPMSEVLSNRDFSSVEEVMDVAGATDLEGRDTAAAVLQSFQPGLIINRATNSSQVNVLYLRRILHQYVGGDLMLLGEIPDDPAVPQAVRKFLPVIEATPTSLAAKSFLLLATAVEQLITRHTSTIKAEIKQPEETQTAIVFSKTDITPAHPDSAPAKSEVPSAPYGSKTHGQADSVQPLRRNVA
- the pyk gene encoding pyruvate kinase; this translates as MRKAKIICTIGPASASPAIVDRLITCGMNVARLNFSHGTYEWHAAAITTIRQAAAKQRVAVAIIQDLQGPRIRVGLVPPAGIHVTVGQSVRLRASRSELEAQSTVPSSSTEIPISYPHLARDLRVGARILINDGLIELVAEHIKDDIVDCSVLIGGTITSHKGINLPDTVVSAPTLTEKDRQDIQFGAEQGVDYLALSFVRGPQDIETARTVLKACGTGIPLIAKIERAEAVAVLNDILDCANGVMIARGDLGVEMGPEAVPILQKRIIVEANRRRRLVITATQMLESMTQATRPTRAEASDVANAVFDGSDAVMLSAETAVGAYPVEAVQVMDRLIRAAEGTSEPGVTIKTDPGRDNLSLAEAISVAAAFAARSVHAKAIVAFTESGTTARLISKHRPTSPLLAFTPSETIRRQMALYWGVCPFPMARGGPPEAWIAEAGQRLMAEHLCSPGDIVAVVSGTMAGQVGGTNMLKLHEIGSLTSDRDKPSTTSQSS